From the Candidatus Woesearchaeota archaeon genome, one window contains:
- a CDS encoding HIT family protein: MPECIFCKIAKGEIPAEKIYEDKDFLAFLDIMPSSKGHTLVIPKRHFQTIEDIPENELKGLIAAVKKVATAVMKATNSPGANIFQNNSEFAGQIVPHIHFHIIPRNKDDKVSISVSHIEYESGEISAYSERIRKALL, encoded by the coding sequence ATGCCTGAATGCATATTCTGCAAAATCGCAAAAGGGGAAATCCCCGCTGAAAAAATCTATGAGGACAAGGATTTTTTAGCATTCCTTGACATTATGCCCTCAAGCAAGGGGCACACATTAGTCATTCCCAAAAGGCATTTCCAGACAATAGAGGACATTCCTGAAAATGAGCTTAAGGGGCTTATTGCTGCTGTGAAGAAGGTTGCAACGGCGGTGATGAAAGCAACAAATTCTCCCGGCGCAAACATATTCCAGAACAACAGCGAGTTTGCAGGGCAGATTGTTCCCCACATTCATTTCCACATAATTCCGAGAAACAAGGATGACAAGGTTTCAATAAGCGTTTCTCATATTGAATATGAAAGCGGGGAGATTAGCGCCTATTCTGAAAGGATTAGGAAAGCGCTCTTGTG